In one window of Demequina sp. NBRC 110054 DNA:
- a CDS encoding LysM peptidoglycan-binding domain-containing protein, with protein MSIGNVTVTAPRTASARLRRALVLMVLLALAMLIAPRALAGADAVPVESSLTSYTVATGDTLWEIASALTPAGDDVSETVAEIVEINRMADSSLMAGEQILIPIES; from the coding sequence ATGTCGATCGGAAACGTGACCGTGACCGCACCCCGGACGGCCTCTGCCCGCCTGCGTCGGGCGCTCGTGCTGATGGTGCTCCTCGCCCTCGCGATGCTCATCGCGCCCCGCGCGCTCGCGGGTGCCGACGCGGTGCCCGTCGAGTCGTCGCTTACCTCGTACACCGTCGCGACCGGGGACACGCTTTGGGAGATCGCCTCGGCGCTCACGCCTGCTGGCGACGACGTGTCGGAGACCGTCGCAGAGATCGTCGAGATCAACCGCATGGCGGACTCGTCGCTCATGGCCGGCGAGCAGATCCTGATCCCGATCGAGAGCTGA
- the nrdR gene encoding transcriptional regulator NrdR produces MYCPFCRNPDSRVVDSRVADDGGQIRRRRECPSCGKRFSTVETPTLMVVKRTGVAEPFSRDKVVTGVRKACQGRPVSDDDLVKLAYRVEDTIREGGQAEINALDIGRAILAPLRDLDEIAYLRFASVYQAFDTLDDFQAAIDRLRAEDAAREK; encoded by the coding sequence ATGTATTGCCCGTTCTGCAGGAACCCTGACTCCAGGGTCGTCGACTCACGCGTCGCCGACGACGGCGGTCAGATCCGGCGTCGTCGAGAGTGCCCGAGCTGCGGCAAGCGCTTCTCGACCGTCGAGACCCCCACGCTGATGGTGGTCAAGAGGACGGGTGTCGCCGAGCCGTTCAGCCGCGACAAGGTCGTCACCGGTGTGCGCAAGGCGTGCCAGGGGCGCCCCGTGAGCGACGACGATCTCGTGAAGCTCGCCTACCGCGTCGAGGACACCATCCGCGAGGGCGGTCAGGCCGAGATCAACGCCCTCGACATCGGGCGTGCGATCCTTGCGCCGCTGCGCGACCTCGACGAGATCGCCTACCTGCGATTCGCGAGCGTGTATCAGGCGTTCGACACCCTCGACGACTTCCAAGCCGCGATCGACCGGCTCCGCGCCGAGGACGCCGCGCGCGAGAAGTAG
- the serA gene encoding phosphoglycerate dehydrogenase: protein MTLVRALLLESLHPRATEVLTKAGIEVDNHVGAMDEDELIAALDGVELLGIRSKTHLTERVIEASPSLLAVGAFSIGTNQIELDAAARHGVAAFNAPFQNTRSVVEMAVSEMISLTRRLAEHNNQMHEGVWSKTAEGSHEIRGRTLGIVGYGNIGSQLSVIAEALGMNVIFYDTSEKLALGNATPMPSLEALLGEADIVTLHVDGRAGNQNFFGREQFAAMKPGAKFLNLSRGFITDMEALGEALESGAIGGAALDVFPVEPKKKGDLFESPLRGKRNVILTPHIGGSTEEAQRDIGQFVASRLRDYVKHASTSLSVNLPSLSLEQVQGSHRVAHLHANVPGVLAAVNQVFAAHGVNIDAQMLSTRGELGYVVTDVASGLSRETVEELRGMPGTVKVRVVS from the coding sequence ATGACGCTCGTGCGCGCACTTCTCCTTGAATCCCTCCACCCCCGTGCCACCGAGGTCCTCACCAAGGCCGGCATCGAGGTGGACAACCACGTCGGAGCGATGGACGAGGACGAGCTCATCGCCGCCCTCGACGGCGTCGAGCTGCTCGGCATCCGCTCCAAGACCCACCTGACCGAGCGCGTGATCGAGGCCTCGCCCTCGCTCCTCGCGGTCGGCGCGTTCTCGATCGGCACGAACCAGATCGAGCTGGACGCGGCCGCGCGTCACGGCGTCGCCGCGTTCAACGCGCCTTTCCAGAACACGCGCTCCGTGGTCGAGATGGCCGTGTCCGAGATGATCTCGCTCACGCGTCGGCTCGCCGAGCACAACAACCAGATGCACGAGGGTGTGTGGTCGAAGACCGCCGAGGGCTCGCACGAGATCCGCGGCCGCACGCTCGGCATCGTGGGCTACGGCAACATCGGCTCGCAGCTGTCCGTGATCGCCGAGGCGCTCGGCATGAACGTGATCTTCTACGACACCTCGGAGAAGCTCGCGCTCGGCAACGCGACGCCGATGCCCTCGCTCGAGGCGCTGCTCGGCGAGGCCGACATCGTCACGCTGCACGTCGACGGCCGCGCGGGCAACCAGAACTTCTTCGGCCGCGAGCAGTTCGCCGCGATGAAGCCCGGCGCCAAGTTCCTGAACCTCTCGCGCGGATTCATCACCGACATGGAGGCGCTCGGCGAGGCGCTCGAGTCGGGCGCGATCGGCGGAGCCGCGCTCGACGTCTTCCCCGTCGAGCCCAAGAAGAAGGGCGACCTGTTCGAGTCGCCCCTGCGCGGCAAGCGCAACGTGATCCTCACGCCGCACATCGGCGGCTCGACCGAGGAGGCGCAGCGCGACATCGGTCAGTTCGTCGCCTCACGCCTGCGCGACTACGTCAAGCACGCGTCGACGTCGCTGTCGGTCAACCTGCCGAGCCTGTCGCTCGAGCAGGTCCAGGGCTCGCACCGCGTCGCCCACCTGCACGCCAACGTGCCCGGCGTCCTCGCCGCGGTCAACCAGGTCTTCGCGGCGCACGGCGTGAACATCGACGCGCAGATGCTCTCGACCCGCGGAGAGCTCGGCTACGTGGTGACGGACGTCGCCTCGGGCCTGAGCCGCGAGACGGTCGAGGAGCTGCGCGGGATGCCCGGGACCGTGAAGGTGCGCGTCGTTTCCTGA
- a CDS encoding ATP-dependent DNA helicase has product MTPAPHAEVEDLDRDDAVVAEGSDVALDDPHEVAELLEAAVEALSGRPREGQQRMAAVVAKALHDGEHALVQAGTGTGKSLGYLVPAVAHAARTGQRIVVSTATLALQRQVYTKDLPMVLDALEPVLGKRPGVALFKGRSNYLCVHRLGGGYPEPDDDRLFDVGPTSDLGREVARLHQWADETETGDRDDLVPGVSGRAWAQVSVSGRECLDSKCPMADECFSQRARKEATDARIVVTNHAVLGVQAASHDLLGEHDVLIVDEAHELVQRITSAATHELTVRGLDRAASAVRRCGRTTDDLDRAARAVDSALGDLTVGRLRRGLPEELAAAVELVRGAARTLLTEVAKTQEQAGAAAKMASAALTEIVDVCAELQGEEGRYVIWLAPPDGEYDEERPSRIVAAPLDVAGLIGHRLAEEKSAVFTSATLALGGGFDSIARHLGMDDPVTLDAGSPFDYGRQGILYVASHLPRPTQGGISEEAIEELVALVEAAGGRTLGLFSSHRAAQAATEALRERLDLPVLNQKDDQLPTLVKQFAEDPRACLFGSTSLWQGIDVPGATASLVVIDRIPFPRPDDPVSQARTEAVGAAGGNGFMAVSATHAALLMAQGAGRLIRSMDDRGVVAVLDSRLKTARYGGFLARSMPPLWGTTDREAVLGALRRLDDAACADGR; this is encoded by the coding sequence GTGACGCCGGCCCCCCACGCGGAGGTTGAGGACCTCGATCGGGACGATGCGGTCGTCGCTGAGGGATCGGACGTCGCCCTCGACGACCCGCACGAGGTCGCGGAGCTGCTCGAGGCCGCGGTCGAGGCGCTGTCGGGCCGCCCTCGCGAGGGGCAGCAGCGGATGGCCGCCGTGGTGGCGAAGGCCCTGCACGACGGAGAGCATGCACTCGTGCAGGCCGGCACGGGAACCGGAAAGTCCCTCGGCTACTTGGTGCCCGCGGTCGCGCACGCGGCGCGCACGGGCCAGCGGATCGTCGTCTCCACCGCGACGCTCGCTCTCCAGCGGCAGGTCTACACGAAGGACCTGCCGATGGTCCTCGACGCCCTCGAGCCGGTCCTCGGCAAGCGGCCGGGCGTCGCTCTGTTCAAGGGGCGCTCGAACTACCTGTGCGTGCACCGCCTCGGCGGCGGCTACCCCGAGCCCGACGACGATCGACTCTTCGACGTCGGCCCGACGAGCGACCTCGGTCGCGAGGTCGCGCGCCTGCATCAGTGGGCGGACGAGACCGAGACCGGCGACCGCGACGACCTTGTCCCGGGCGTGTCCGGCAGGGCGTGGGCGCAGGTCTCCGTGTCCGGGCGCGAGTGCCTCGACAGTAAGTGCCCGATGGCGGACGAGTGCTTCTCCCAGCGCGCGCGCAAGGAGGCGACCGACGCGCGCATCGTCGTGACGAACCACGCGGTGCTCGGGGTGCAGGCCGCGAGTCACGACCTGCTCGGCGAGCACGACGTGCTGATCGTCGATGAGGCGCACGAGCTGGTCCAGCGCATCACCTCGGCCGCCACGCACGAGCTCACGGTGCGCGGGCTCGACCGCGCGGCGAGCGCCGTGCGGCGCTGCGGCAGGACGACGGACGACCTGGACCGCGCCGCGCGCGCCGTCGACTCCGCCCTCGGCGACCTCACGGTCGGGCGCCTGCGCCGCGGCCTGCCCGAGGAGCTCGCCGCCGCGGTCGAGCTGGTCCGCGGCGCCGCGCGCACGCTGCTCACAGAGGTCGCGAAGACGCAGGAGCAGGCGGGAGCGGCGGCGAAGATGGCGAGCGCGGCGCTCACCGAGATCGTCGACGTGTGCGCCGAGCTGCAGGGGGAGGAGGGGCGCTACGTCATCTGGCTCGCTCCTCCGGACGGCGAGTACGACGAGGAGCGGCCCTCGCGCATCGTCGCGGCTCCGCTCGACGTCGCGGGGCTGATCGGGCACCGGCTGGCCGAGGAGAAGTCCGCGGTGTTCACCTCGGCGACGCTCGCTCTCGGGGGCGGCTTCGACTCGATCGCGCGCCACCTCGGGATGGACGACCCCGTGACCCTCGACGCGGGCAGTCCCTTCGACTATGGCCGCCAGGGCATCCTCTACGTCGCGTCCCACCTTCCGCGCCCCACGCAGGGCGGGATCTCCGAGGAGGCGATCGAGGAGCTCGTCGCGCTCGTCGAGGCCGCGGGAGGCAGGACGCTCGGCCTCTTCAGCTCGCATCGGGCGGCCCAGGCTGCGACCGAGGCGCTGCGCGAGCGGCTCGATCTGCCCGTGCTCAACCAGAAGGACGACCAGCTCCCTACTCTCGTGAAGCAGTTCGCGGAGGACCCGCGCGCGTGCCTGTTTGGGTCCACCTCGCTGTGGCAGGGCATCGACGTGCCGGGAGCGACGGCATCGCTCGTGGTGATCGACCGCATCCCGTTCCCGAGACCCGACGACCCGGTGTCGCAGGCACGTACCGAGGCCGTGGGCGCCGCAGGGGGCAATGGCTTCATGGCGGTCAGCGCGACGCATGCCGCACTGCTCATGGCACAGGGCGCGGGACGCCTGATCCGATCCATGGATGACCGCGGCGTGGTCGCGGTGCTCGACTCGCGGCTCAAGACCGCGCGCTACGGAGGGTTCCTCGCCCGGTCGATGCCGCCCCTGTGGGGAACGACGGATCGCGAGGCGGTCCTCGGAGCGCTGCGGCGCCTGGACGATGCGGCGTGCGCCGACGGTCGGTAG
- the lexA gene encoding transcriptional repressor LexA, producing the protein MADGDRQDATIHAFPDVHAENALTDRQRLILEHIRDSVASRGYPPSMREIGEAVGLTSTSSVKHQLSALESKGFLRRDPHRPRAIEVVMPEDAAAPPELPEAAAVPAALADGPTVGVPLVGRIAAGGPILADQAVEDVFTLPRQLTGEGELFMLNVSGDSMIDAAICDGDWVVVRRQATCENGDIVAALLDDEATVKTFRRRDGQVWLMPHNPAYTPIDGTHAQIMGKVVSVMRRL; encoded by the coding sequence ATGGCTGACGGCGATCGGCAGGACGCGACGATCCACGCGTTCCCGGACGTGCACGCGGAGAACGCCCTCACCGACAGGCAGCGCCTGATCCTCGAGCACATCCGCGACTCGGTCGCCTCGCGCGGCTACCCGCCGTCGATGCGCGAGATCGGGGAGGCCGTCGGGCTCACGTCGACCTCATCGGTCAAGCATCAGCTCAGCGCGCTCGAGTCCAAGGGCTTCCTGCGCCGCGACCCGCACCGCCCGCGCGCGATCGAGGTCGTCATGCCCGAGGATGCCGCGGCTCCCCCGGAGCTTCCCGAGGCCGCGGCCGTCCCCGCGGCCCTCGCGGACGGCCCGACGGTCGGCGTGCCGCTCGTCGGCCGGATCGCCGCGGGTGGCCCGATCCTCGCGGATCAGGCGGTCGAGGACGTCTTCACGCTCCCCCGCCAGCTCACGGGCGAGGGCGAGCTGTTCATGCTCAACGTCTCCGGAGACTCGATGATCGACGCCGCGATCTGCGACGGCGACTGGGTCGTCGTCCGCCGGCAGGCGACGTGCGAGAACGGCGACATCGTGGCCGCGCTGCTCGACGACGAGGCAACCGTGAAGACCTTCCGGCGACGCGACGGTCAGGTGTGGCTCATGCCGCACAACCCCGCCTACACGCCGATCGATGGCACGCATGCCCAGATCATGGGCAAGGTCGTGTCTGTCATGCGCCGCCTCTAG
- a CDS encoding AAA family ATPase, whose amino-acid sequence MHDESTATDTGLEAEQRVVDTLYGRLDTLRDETEGRLAEIRRQGPSGSPQNRSERDAFATLYEDRIGQLDAVEDRLCFGRLDMTDGETLYVGRIGLSDEDHGPLLTDWRAPAARAFYSATAASPSGVMNRRHLTTRGRKVTAVEDDVLDVEALRASGRVEGLAGEGALLAALDARRTGRMGDIVATIQAEQDAVIRAPMEGALVVQGGPGTGKTAVALHRAAFLLYHHRERLASRGVLLIGPSRQFLRYIDHVLPSLGETGAVSTTLAGLLKGVTATGVETDAVARIKGRADMARVIKRAVRERQRVPRTDQTVRLDGRPVVIRRSDIRDAQARARRDGRPHNEARATFAKDMIGRLTSQLAEQLEHVEADDRLELEREVRDNRTIRIAINLCWLPITPSQLLKDLFSKAHLLDNAAPSLSPQDRDLLLRPTSAPFTDADVPLLDEAAELLGDMPSGSPRPNAGDLTSEELEYAKEVLETFGDGGMVTAEALASRMREGGSRLTVAERAAADRTWTYGHIVVDEAQELSPMAWRMLSRRCPTRSFTIVGDVAQTSSAAGTQWWPEAMDPLFKGTWTLRELTVSYRIPAQVAEAAQSFAKAVRLPVSELSAARAVDDAVAYHRVERTSFASAAVRRAIHRAESLKASGGGIVAVIAPEPLHEELRAELGEHDVEILGALASKGLEFDAVVVVDPSAIAHRAGDLYVALTRPTRHLDIVHAGDLPPGLGE is encoded by the coding sequence ATGCACGACGAGTCGACCGCCACCGACACGGGACTCGAGGCCGAGCAGCGCGTCGTCGACACGCTGTACGGGCGTCTCGACACGCTCCGTGACGAGACCGAGGGCAGGCTCGCCGAGATCCGCCGCCAGGGCCCCTCCGGCTCTCCGCAGAACCGCTCCGAGCGGGATGCCTTTGCCACGCTGTACGAGGACCGCATCGGCCAGCTCGACGCGGTCGAGGACCGGCTGTGCTTCGGCCGCCTCGACATGACCGACGGCGAGACCCTCTACGTCGGCCGCATCGGCCTGTCCGACGAGGACCACGGCCCGCTGCTCACGGACTGGCGCGCCCCCGCGGCGCGCGCCTTCTACTCGGCCACCGCGGCGTCCCCGAGCGGCGTCATGAACCGACGCCACCTCACGACGCGCGGGCGCAAGGTCACCGCGGTCGAGGACGATGTGCTGGACGTCGAGGCGCTGCGTGCCTCGGGCCGCGTCGAGGGGCTCGCGGGCGAGGGCGCGCTGCTCGCCGCGCTCGACGCGCGCCGCACCGGCCGCATGGGCGACATCGTCGCGACCATCCAGGCCGAGCAGGACGCTGTCATCCGCGCCCCCATGGAGGGCGCGCTCGTGGTGCAGGGCGGGCCGGGCACCGGAAAGACCGCCGTGGCGCTTCACCGCGCGGCCTTCCTGCTGTACCACCACCGCGAGCGCCTCGCGAGCCGCGGCGTGCTGCTGATCGGGCCGTCGCGCCAGTTCCTGCGCTACATCGACCACGTGCTGCCCTCGCTCGGCGAGACCGGCGCCGTGTCGACGACGCTCGCGGGCCTGCTCAAGGGCGTCACCGCGACGGGCGTCGAGACAGACGCGGTCGCCCGCATCAAGGGCCGCGCGGACATGGCGCGCGTGATCAAGCGCGCGGTCAGGGAGCGTCAGCGCGTGCCGCGCACCGACCAGACCGTGCGACTCGATGGGCGGCCGGTCGTGATCCGCCGCTCGGACATCCGTGACGCCCAGGCACGTGCCCGCCGCGACGGCAGGCCCCACAACGAGGCCCGCGCGACGTTCGCGAAGGACATGATCGGACGCCTGACCTCCCAGCTCGCGGAGCAGCTCGAGCACGTCGAGGCGGATGACCGGCTCGAGCTCGAGCGCGAGGTCCGCGACAACCGCACCATCCGGATCGCCATCAACCTGTGCTGGCTACCGATCACCCCCTCGCAGCTGCTCAAGGACCTGTTCTCGAAGGCGCACCTGCTGGACAACGCGGCGCCGTCGCTGAGCCCGCAGGACCGCGACCTGCTGCTGCGGCCGACCTCCGCCCCGTTCACGGACGCCGACGTGCCGCTGCTCGACGAGGCTGCGGAGCTGCTCGGAGACATGCCCTCCGGCTCGCCGCGCCCGAATGCGGGTGACCTCACGTCGGAGGAGCTCGAGTACGCCAAGGAGGTCCTCGAGACCTTCGGCGATGGCGGGATGGTCACCGCCGAGGCCCTCGCCTCGCGCATGCGCGAGGGCGGGTCGCGCCTCACCGTCGCCGAGCGCGCCGCGGCCGACCGCACGTGGACCTACGGCCACATCGTCGTCGACGAGGCGCAGGAGCTGAGCCCCATGGCGTGGCGCATGCTGTCCCGCCGCTGCCCCACCCGGTCCTTCACGATCGTCGGCGACGTCGCGCAGACGTCGTCGGCCGCGGGCACGCAGTGGTGGCCCGAGGCGATGGACCCGCTGTTCAAGGGCACGTGGACCCTGCGCGAGCTCACGGTGAGCTACCGCATCCCGGCCCAGGTGGCCGAGGCGGCGCAGTCCTTCGCCAAGGCGGTGCGGCTGCCGGTCTCCGAGCTGAGCGCCGCGCGCGCGGTGGACGATGCGGTCGCGTACCACCGCGTCGAGCGCACCTCCTTCGCCTCCGCGGCGGTCAGGCGCGCGATCCACCGCGCGGAGTCCCTCAAGGCCTCCGGGGGCGGCATCGTCGCGGTGATCGCGCCCGAGCCGCTTCACGAGGAGCTGCGCGCGGAGCTCGGCGAGCACGACGTCGAGATCCTCGGAGCGCTCGCCTCAAAGGGCCTCGAGTTCGACGCCGTGGTGGTCGTGGACCCCTCGGCCATCGCCCACCGGGCGGGCGACCTCTATGTGGCCCTCACCCGCCCGACCCGCCACCTCGACATCGTCCACGCGGGGGACCTTCCGCCCGGATTGGGCGAGTAG